TGCAACGAtcttcaatatttcaaaacccATGCCTTCGCTCATTATTGTTTGGTACTTTCTATATATTTGCCCCAACATTCAGCTTTATTAATGGCTAGACCATGCGCGTATTCATGTAGCTGGCTTACAAAACGTGGGAGGAACAAACTGGTTAAGTATTACATACGCTCAttccaattaattatatgatcattagtgtaaatatatataatacatattgatcaaatatttaaaaatgagcGAGTCATGATATGATTAACTAGGAGATTAATGTGTATTAACTCTCACACCCCCCTCAGATTATCCTACCTAAAACTTAGGGTGAGTTATTGACAAATGAGGAGAATCTTTGAAGAGAGAAAGTATTAACAAAAATTGCTTAATCTTGtgtattttctttctcaacttGCTTCCATCAAAGGTTACAATATCACTATATATGGTCTCTCtaaatttcttcaataaatcactaataaaagtaaaattaaagagaacaaaataattaagatagAATTTCAAAGGATGTAGTAATTCTTGACCTTTCGTTATTAAAACtgtcataactttttttttatataacttCAAATGACTTGAAACTTGAACCATTAGAAAGTACACATTCGAGGCATCAAAATCCATAagtcatatatttaatttgaatgtCGTTTAATCTCTCAAATACCTATTGAAAAGCTGACACAGTTTGAGTTTAATGCTCAACAGTTATGACGACAATAGACCTCGATCATGTAGTGGGGCTTACTGTCAAAATTCTTTCTGATCAACAAATTTACGCTGAAACTCAAGAGCAACCTAGTggaacaaataaatttaaaatgttaagaataatttatagaaaaataatttgaggAGGTTGTGATTATATACTAAAGCATAGAAATTCAAGTtctaataagaaattaaaaaacttgGGAAAGTTATTATTACTAGAGAATATCATTAGCATTATCTTGCAACTTGATAAGAAATTAGCATAATTTTGGAGGCATATATTCATAATCAATGATATTGGTTTTGTGATTGAGATGCTATAATTGAAGTGATTGACTTTGTTGTAAGTcatatatttttctgtttCAAGTCAAATACATATATTGGGGTTTTATATATTAAGTGTGTGAATATATACAAGCtatctataatttaataattaattacttattttaGGTAGGAATGGAAACacattttctcaaaaatattttatatagttaATAAATCCTGCTTAAACATGATTTTACATTAAAATCTTGATTAATACTTTtcgaaaataatttttattttgtccaaatatatatattttttattttcctcatttcattaaataaatttattaaaataaacttattaaaaattattttaataaaataaacctattaaaaatttcatttcattctcttctcttttcatatttccctttctctccAAACCCTCTccaaaaataactaaaaaaaagaacttggaTTTGACTGGCCAGTACGTTGAAGAATATTAAAGGCTACCCGAGAAGGAAGAAGGCAGGAAAAGGAGGAAAGTGAATTTTTATAGGTagctatattttatttatctttgcCTCTATTCTCTCCTGGTATTTTTTGCTCCTAGTGTAATATTGTCATTATTTGAGCTTATAAGAGGTTTGTTTTCACTAAAAAAGCTTAAGAATAAGAGATATAGTACTTAAGTGACTTAAATAACTgaacaaacatatattttaattcgataaagaaaaccaaaattacttgaaattaaaaataaaatataaaatataataccCAAAAACATACCCTCTCATCCGAAGTCACCATTTTGGAAATCcattcatttgaaaatcctCACCCCATTCGAAACCCCCCCACACACCGAAACCCTCTGCCGCCGGTCGTCCACCTCTCCGACCACTTGCTTCCATTGTCATCGACGACGTCTACCCACCCCAAAGAACGCCGCGCGCGAAGTCTATCTTTTGGAAACCCCGACCCATCCGTTCGAAACGCTCACCTCCATTCGAAAAAACCTACTAAAGCctgaacaaaaaataaacaaatgaaatataattgcataagAGACTTACTAAATATGTATACAAATATAAGAGCCTAATACTTACTAAACATGCATGGAATCATTCTAAATGGCTTAGAGAAggataacaatttcattttgaaactcctattgaaattttgaaaggtGAGAGATAAAACATTAGGGCCTAATAAACTGACTAAGCATGCATTGAATCACACTAATTGGTTTATGAAGGGTAgcaatttcattttgaaacttcTAGTGTGAAATTTTGATAGGTGCGGGATAGAACATTAGGACCTAATAAACTTACCAAACATGCATAGAATCACTCTAAATGATTCATGAAAGGGTAgcaatttcattttgaaactcttagtaaaattttgataggTGTGAGATACGTACGAGATAAAACATTAGAACCTAATAAACTTACTAAACATGCATAAAATCATTCTACATGGTTTATGAAGGTTAgcaatttcattttgaaactcaattttgataggtgcgagataaAACATTAGGGCCTAATAAACTTACTAAATATGCGTAGAATCGctataaatttattagagtaatttataactaatataaatatagagCATCAGATACAAAtgtcaaaaaattaattttcaaatctgTCATGTACCAAatagatatttgaaaagatgAAGTATACAACTTTATTTGCATTGAATcacttgttttcaaattctctcTAACAAATGAATCCTAAATAAATTGGTTGGACATaggaaaaattaatatgagGAGCTGCTTGGTTATACAAGAAACAAAGGCTGGATTTTGTTGGAACTATATCACTAAAAACATCAACAAAGTAGAGAACATCAATGCTGTTGTTGATTATAATAGTGTGATTAACtctaaaaatgataatgtCTTTCAACATTATCTATTATTACAGTTTGGTGATGATTGAAAATGGTTCTTCGTCCAATATGtttataacaaatttcttGCATTCCTTTAGTATATAATACTGTCATGGTGGACATATGCATCAAtttgtttgttgaaaattCTCAAATGACATCAAACAAAGGGATCAGACAAATTTAATGGTATATCTAAATGACatattacataatttttccaacaaaaatCTCATATATCGTAACCAAACAACTTAAACAACAATGAtctatagaaaaagaaatgaaaactcATATTTGATTACTCACTTGACTTCAAAGAGAATGAATAAGGCACTGAAAATGAagagtggagaagaaatggagagacGATCACAGGAGGATGAAAACGAAGCTGAAATTGGAAAGGAgtagagaagaaatggagaagcGTTCATCGGAGTTGAAGTCGACACTAAAAACAGAGAGgcgtggagaagaaatggatcGAAGAGGCGTTCACCGGAGGCACCGAAGTTGAAGTGGAAGCGAGAGAGTTCAGCGTGAGGTGAAGAacgagctttttttttttttttatgttttgttttatttttaggttgtagagaaaaaaatggaggaaaaTGAAGGAAGGACAATTTGGACCTTTCACTTCCAATTTGAatctactttttcaaaatcaatcctaaaactcatttattcctttctttttatccttttttttttggcaattTCCCAAGAATTTTGGTTAATCTTGGTGTTCAAGACTTCTTCGAATAGCTATAGCTACGTCATCTATAGTCAGGAACGTGGAAAACAACTCATGTATTATTTCCTGGAAGGACCCATTAGGTTTCCAAGACTGTGGCAGTTCTTTGTAGAGAAAGACAACAAGGTAACAGACCACAAAAGACATGGAAGCAATGCCGGTTACGAGAAAAAGTCCCTCAAAACTGTCGATACTGAGGCGGGAGGAAGACAATTCAACGGCTTCTGAACTCGAACATTCTCTCACCTTCTTGAACCATGCATTTTCGATCTCTCTTATTCTATCACCCTCTCTTACCTTCAAAATCACTCTCGAAATGTCAGGTACTAACGACAAGCCTCTCGGAAAACcctgtcaaaaaaaaaaaaaaaaacagcatATAAGAAATGGtgttagaaatataaaaactttattttaactaCTAACTGTTTTGGCCTAATCCAAACAAACCTCCCCGTCCAGATTTTCCAAAtttactgatttttttttgcaagttTTGATAGATAACTTAGATTCTTTTTCTGAATATAACTAAAAGAATGTTTTCAAACACGAATTAAGTAACTTACAAAACCAAATCCATCGGCTTTGTAATTGGGTTCGCTGGTGGTATATTGGGAGCAATATTTGGCAAGAAACAACTTAATATAAGGGTTTTCATCCACAGCTGCAGAAATTCCGCCATTGATGCTTCCTTTGAGAAAAAGTTCGTGCATTTGTTCTGGAGATTGATAAGTTTTGAGTTGGAAATCATGGAACTTCAACAACTTGAGAATCTCGTACACAAAAGAACCTCCTTGATACCCAACGTTCTCTCCATTTTTAAGAAG
This DNA window, taken from Cucumis sativus cultivar 9930 chromosome 6, Cucumber_9930_V3, whole genome shotgun sequence, encodes the following:
- the LOC101218734 gene encoding glutamate receptor 2.5-like — protein: MEVSGYCIDVFKGVIEALPYAVAYEFIPNDKSNAHPGGSYNQLTHQLFLGKFDAMVGDITIRANRSGYIDYTLPFTESGVSMVVSMKSSKNTSMWAFLKPLTCYTASLASLLTVQELKPTVTDINQLLKNGENVGYQGGSFVYEILKLLKFHDFQLKTYQSPEQMHELFLKGSINGGISAAVDENPYIKLFLAKYCSQYTTSEPNYKADGFGFGFPRGLSLVPDISRVILKVREGDRIREIENAWFKKVRECSSSEAVELSSSRLSIDSFEGLFLVTGIASMSFVVCYLVVFLYKELPQSWKPNGSFQEIIHELFSTFLTIDDVAIAIRRSLEHQD